Proteins from one Paraburkholderia sp. BL10I2N1 genomic window:
- the pyrF gene encoding orotidine-5'-phosphate decarboxylase, which translates to MTSFIKTLNDAWQRTNSLLCVGLDPEPTKFPGALANRPDAIFEFCRAIVDATAPYASSFKPQIAYFAAHRAEDQLEQLIAHIHAHHPGLPVILDAKRGDIGSTAEQYAREAFERYRADAVTVNPYMGFDSIEPYLEHHGKGVIVLCRTSNAGGSDLQFLETGGRPLYQVVAQLAAEKWNASGQLGLVVGATFPKEIEVVRGIVGDMPLLIPGIGAQGGDVESTVRAGATAAGTGMLINSSRAIIYAGKGDDFVDAAAKAARDTRDRINQYR; encoded by the coding sequence ATGACCTCTTTTATCAAGACGCTTAACGACGCGTGGCAGCGCACGAATTCGCTGCTGTGCGTCGGCCTCGACCCCGAGCCCACGAAGTTTCCGGGCGCACTCGCGAACCGGCCTGACGCGATTTTCGAATTTTGCCGTGCGATCGTCGATGCGACCGCACCGTACGCGTCGTCGTTCAAGCCGCAGATTGCCTACTTTGCCGCTCATCGTGCGGAAGACCAGCTCGAACAGTTGATCGCGCACATTCATGCGCATCATCCTGGGCTGCCGGTGATTCTCGATGCCAAGCGCGGGGATATCGGCAGTACCGCCGAGCAGTACGCGCGCGAGGCGTTCGAACGCTACCGTGCGGACGCCGTGACGGTGAACCCGTATATGGGCTTCGATTCGATCGAGCCGTATCTCGAGCATCATGGCAAGGGTGTGATCGTGCTGTGCCGGACGTCGAACGCGGGCGGCTCGGATTTGCAGTTTCTCGAGACCGGCGGACGTCCGCTGTATCAGGTCGTCGCACAGCTTGCTGCGGAAAAGTGGAACGCTAGCGGCCAGCTCGGCCTCGTGGTCGGCGCGACGTTTCCGAAGGAAATCGAAGTCGTGCGCGGGATTGTCGGCGACATGCCTTTGCTGATTCCTGGCATCGGCGCCCAGGGCGGCGATGTCGAATCGACAGTACGGGCTGGCGCCACGGCAGCGGGCACGGGGATGTTGATCAATTCGTCGCGCGCGATCATCTA
- a CDS encoding aldose 1-epimerase, whose amino-acid sequence MTVTNSVGSSSSQSRRARLSAAANPVLAGPGTSAVAVGSAVTGDVAAITLANAQLRLDVAPTLGGGITRFDWRSDGGLTPIFRRCRHVTSDTDPNELACYPLLPYSNRIGGGQFTFSGRAIDVPRNRNCEPLPIHGDGWLAPWQVANADHESVRLTLDRSRHKPYAYHATQTYTLDGPTLIVTLEIENTGREVLPFGLGIHPFLPRDAVTELSAAAGGLWLADDEWLPVRHVPAPPAWQFGVAYPLPKTVVNHAFTGWSGRSAVVWPKRHLSLTIAADTDYYVLYTPADKDFFCFEPVDHPINAMNLPGGATANGMTVLTRGERLTRQFTFTVQRTGMRAAAGGRGSKRS is encoded by the coding sequence ATGACCGTCACGAATTCCGTTGGCTCGTCTTCATCGCAGTCGCGCCGCGCAAGACTCTCCGCGGCCGCGAATCCCGTGCTGGCGGGTCCGGGCACATCCGCCGTGGCGGTGGGGTCGGCAGTGACGGGCGATGTCGCCGCGATCACGCTCGCCAACGCACAACTCAGGCTCGACGTCGCGCCGACGCTCGGCGGCGGCATCACACGCTTCGACTGGCGCAGCGACGGCGGTCTCACGCCGATCTTTCGACGCTGCCGGCACGTCACCAGCGACACCGATCCGAACGAACTTGCGTGTTATCCGTTGCTGCCGTATTCAAACCGGATCGGCGGCGGACAGTTCACCTTTTCCGGACGCGCAATCGATGTGCCCCGCAATCGCAACTGCGAGCCGTTGCCGATTCACGGCGACGGCTGGCTCGCGCCCTGGCAGGTCGCGAACGCGGATCACGAGAGCGTGCGCCTGACGCTCGATCGCAGCCGTCACAAGCCGTACGCGTATCACGCGACGCAAACTTATACGCTCGACGGGCCGACGTTGATCGTCACGCTCGAAATCGAGAACACCGGACGCGAGGTGCTGCCGTTCGGTCTCGGCATTCATCCGTTCTTGCCGCGCGATGCCGTTACGGAGCTGTCGGCGGCCGCGGGCGGCCTGTGGCTCGCCGACGACGAATGGCTGCCCGTACGACACGTGCCGGCCCCGCCCGCCTGGCAATTCGGTGTCGCCTATCCGCTGCCGAAGACCGTCGTCAATCACGCCTTTACCGGCTGGAGTGGACGTTCGGCAGTCGTGTGGCCGAAGCGGCACCTGTCGTTGACGATCGCAGCGGACACCGACTATTACGTGCTGTACACGCCTGCGGACAAGGACTTCTTCTGTTTCGAACCGGTCGATCATCCAATCAACGCGATGAATCTGCCCGGCGGCGCAACGGCGAACGGCATGACAGTGTTGACCCGCGGCGAGCGCCTGACGCGGCAATTCACGTTCACGGTCCAACGCACCGGCATGCGTGCAGCCGCGGGTGGGCGAGGGAGCAAGCGGTCGTAG
- a CDS encoding SMP-30/gluconolactonase/LRE family protein encodes MSVAARELQAALLIDSKCTLGEGATWCARTGRFYWTDIEGARLWRYDPRDGRSTCWPMPERLATFALCADPHYLLLGLATHLAFFDLSTGETQKIVDVEPGINTRVNDGRCDRQGRFVFGTKDEASPVKAIGGFYRLNPDLTLERLPLPAPAIANSIAFSPDGATMYYCDSPTRTIRTCEYDAAGGSITNDRVFATLTDATGEPDGSTVDRDGGLWNAQWGGGRVVRYGPDGVEAARVSVPTAQPSCVALGGAQLGTLYITSARVGLDAAALAKDSRAGGVFIATPGARGLQEPFFQGSPARRREVSSSYR; translated from the coding sequence ATGAGCGTGGCGGCGCGAGAGTTGCAGGCCGCGCTCCTCATCGACTCGAAATGCACGCTGGGCGAAGGCGCGACATGGTGCGCGCGGACGGGCCGTTTCTACTGGACCGATATCGAAGGCGCGCGACTGTGGCGCTACGATCCGCGTGATGGCCGCAGCACGTGCTGGCCGATGCCCGAGCGGCTCGCGACGTTCGCGCTGTGCGCCGATCCGCACTATCTGCTGTTGGGTCTCGCGACTCACCTCGCGTTCTTCGATCTGTCGACCGGTGAAACGCAGAAGATCGTCGACGTCGAACCGGGCATCAACACGCGCGTGAACGATGGGCGCTGTGACCGCCAGGGGCGTTTTGTCTTCGGTACGAAGGATGAGGCGTCGCCCGTGAAGGCAATCGGCGGCTTCTACCGGCTGAATCCTGATCTGACACTTGAGCGTTTACCATTGCCAGCGCCCGCGATTGCGAACAGTATTGCGTTCAGCCCGGACGGCGCGACGATGTACTACTGCGATTCGCCGACCCGCACGATCCGTACCTGCGAATATGATGCCGCGGGTGGGAGCATCACGAACGACCGCGTGTTTGCGACGCTGACCGACGCGACCGGCGAACCGGATGGTTCGACAGTCGACCGTGACGGCGGGCTGTGGAATGCGCAGTGGGGTGGCGGCCGGGTGGTGCGTTATGGCCCGGACGGCGTCGAAGCCGCGCGAGTGTCGGTGCCGACTGCGCAGCCGAGTTGCGTTGCGCTGGGCGGCGCGCAGCTGGGTACGCTGTACATCACGAGTGCGCGTGTCGGTCTTGACGCCGCGGCGCTCGCTAAAGATTCGCGCGCCGGTGGCGTTTTCATCGCCACGCCGGGCGCACGCGGTTTGCAGGAACCGTTTTTTCAGGGCTCGCCTGCGCGTCGCCGGGAAGTTTCCTCCTCTTACCGGTAG
- a CDS encoding SDR family oxidoreductase: MSSPANANEREADSVYARYPSLTDRTVLITGGATGIGASFVEHFAAQGARVAFFDIDAGAGKALADELGDSRHQPLFLPCDLTDIDALRKAIADVRAALGPIAVLVNNAANDRRHRIAEVTPESFDAGIAVNIRHQFFAAQAVMDDMKAAGRGSIINLGSISWMLKNGGYPVYVISKSAVQGLTRGLARDLGPFNIRVNSLVPGWVMTEKQKRLWLDDAGRRSIKEGQCIDSELLPEDLARMALFLAADDSRMITAQDVIVDGGWA, translated from the coding sequence ATGTCGTCTCCTGCCAATGCGAATGAACGCGAGGCCGATAGTGTCTACGCGCGCTATCCGAGTCTGACCGACCGCACGGTGTTGATCACGGGCGGCGCAACCGGCATCGGCGCATCGTTCGTCGAGCACTTCGCGGCGCAGGGCGCGCGCGTTGCCTTCTTCGATATCGACGCGGGCGCGGGTAAAGCGCTCGCAGATGAACTGGGCGATTCGCGCCACCAGCCGCTTTTTCTGCCGTGCGATCTCACCGATATCGATGCGCTCAGGAAAGCGATCGCCGATGTGCGCGCGGCGCTCGGGCCGATCGCCGTGCTGGTGAACAACGCGGCGAATGACCGCCGTCACAGGATCGCCGAAGTCACGCCGGAATCGTTCGATGCGGGTATTGCGGTGAACATCCGTCACCAGTTCTTCGCGGCGCAGGCTGTGATGGACGACATGAAAGCAGCTGGCCGCGGCTCGATCATCAATCTCGGCTCGATCAGCTGGATGCTGAAAAACGGCGGTTACCCGGTGTACGTGATATCGAAATCGGCGGTGCAGGGACTCACGCGCGGGCTCGCGCGCGATCTCGGGCCGTTCAATATCCGCGTCAATTCGCTGGTGCCCGGCTGGGTGATGACCGAGAAACAGAAGCGCCTGTGGCTCGATGACGCCGGACGGCGTTCGATCAAGGAAGGCCAGTGCATTGACAGCGAATTGCTGCCGGAGGATCTGGCCCGCATGGCGCTCTTCCTCGCCGCCGACGATAGCCGCATGATCACCGCGCAGGATGTGATCGTCGACGGAGGCTGGGCATGA
- the araH gene encoding L-arabinose ABC transporter permease AraH: MQARENLAQQGAKSAAEALIPQGNDRQKWWQHVTEYSLIVIFVVMFITMSLSVDHFFSIENMLGLALSISQIGMVACTMMFCLASRDFDLSVGSIVAFAGVLCAMVLNATGNTFIAIVAAVAAGSVIGFVNGAVIAYLRINALITTLATMEIVRGLGFIVSHGQAVGVSSDSFIALGGLTLFGVSLPIWVTLLCFIVFGVMLNQTVYGRNTLAIGGNPEASRLAGINVERTRVYIFLIQGAVTALAGVILASRITSGQPNAAEGFELNVISACVLGGVSLLGGRATISGVVIGVLIMGTVENVMNLMNIDAFYQYLVRGAILLAAVLLDQLKNRGARD; the protein is encoded by the coding sequence ATGCAAGCCAGAGAAAATCTCGCGCAACAGGGCGCCAAGAGCGCCGCTGAAGCACTCATTCCACAGGGCAACGACAGGCAGAAATGGTGGCAGCACGTCACCGAGTACAGCCTGATCGTGATCTTCGTCGTGATGTTCATCACGATGTCCCTGAGCGTCGATCACTTCTTCTCGATCGAGAACATGCTGGGCCTCGCACTGTCGATCTCGCAGATCGGCATGGTCGCGTGCACGATGATGTTCTGTCTCGCGTCACGCGACTTCGATCTTTCGGTCGGCTCGATCGTCGCGTTCGCCGGCGTGCTGTGCGCGATGGTGCTCAATGCGACCGGCAACACGTTCATCGCGATTGTCGCAGCGGTCGCCGCAGGCAGCGTGATCGGTTTCGTGAACGGCGCGGTCATCGCGTATTTGCGCATCAATGCGTTGATCACGACGCTGGCGACGATGGAAATCGTCCGCGGGCTCGGCTTCATCGTGTCGCACGGGCAGGCGGTTGGCGTGTCGTCGGATTCGTTTATCGCGTTGGGCGGCCTGACATTGTTTGGCGTATCGCTGCCGATCTGGGTCACGCTGCTGTGCTTCATCGTGTTCGGCGTGATGCTCAACCAGACCGTGTATGGCCGCAACACGCTCGCCATCGGCGGCAATCCGGAGGCGTCGCGTCTTGCCGGTATCAATGTGGAGCGCACGCGCGTCTACATTTTTCTGATTCAGGGCGCGGTGACCGCGCTTGCCGGCGTGATACTCGCATCGCGTATCACGTCGGGTCAGCCGAATGCCGCCGAAGGCTTCGAGCTGAACGTGATCTCGGCGTGCGTGCTGGGCGGCGTGTCGCTGCTCGGCGGCCGCGCGACGATTTCGGGTGTCGTGATCGGCGTGCTGATCATGGGCACGGTCGAGAACGTGATGAACCTGATGAACATCGACGCGTTCTACCAGTACCTCGTGCGCGGCGCGATCCTGCTCGCCGCTGTGCTGCTCGACCAGTTGAAGAACCGCGGTGCGCGCGATTAA
- the araG gene encoding L-arabinose ABC transporter ATP-binding protein AraG, translating to MSATLRFDNIGKVFPGVRALDGVSFEVNVGQVHGLMGENGAGKSTLLKILGGEYQPDSGQIMIDGKEVRFSSAASSIAAGIAVIHQELQYVPDLTVAENLLLGQLPNSFGWVNKREGKRFVRERLAAMGVNLDPNAKLRKLSIAQRQMVEICKALLRNARVIALDEPTSSLSHRETEVLFKLVRDLRADNRALIYISHRMDEIYQLCDACTIFRDGRKVASHPTLEGVRRDTIVSEMVGREISDIYNYSPRPLGEVRFAAKAIEGQALKEPTSFEVRRGEIVGFFGLVGAGRSELMHLVYGADHKKGGELLLDGKPIKVRSAGEAIRHGIVLCPEDRKEEGIVAMATVSENINISCRRHYLHAGVFLDRKKEAETADRFIKLLKIKTPSRRQKIRFLSGGNQQKAILSRWLAEPDLKVVILDEPTRGIDVGAKHEIYNVIYQLAERGCAIVMISSELPEVLGVSDRIVVMRQGRISGELTRSEATEQTVLSLALPQSATEPAAQAA from the coding sequence GTGTCAGCGACGCTGCGTTTTGACAATATCGGCAAGGTGTTTCCAGGCGTGCGCGCGCTCGACGGTGTGTCCTTCGAGGTCAACGTCGGCCAGGTGCACGGCCTGATGGGCGAGAACGGTGCGGGGAAATCGACCCTGCTGAAGATTCTCGGTGGCGAGTATCAGCCGGACTCCGGTCAGATCATGATCGACGGCAAGGAGGTGCGCTTTTCGAGCGCTGCCTCGTCGATTGCGGCCGGGATCGCCGTGATTCACCAGGAACTGCAGTACGTGCCCGATCTGACCGTGGCAGAAAATCTGCTGCTCGGCCAGTTGCCGAATTCGTTCGGCTGGGTGAACAAGCGCGAAGGGAAGCGCTTCGTGCGCGAGCGGCTCGCCGCGATGGGCGTCAATCTCGATCCCAACGCGAAGCTGCGCAAACTGTCCATCGCCCAGCGGCAGATGGTCGAAATCTGCAAGGCGTTGCTGCGCAACGCCCGCGTGATCGCGCTCGACGAACCGACCAGTTCGCTGTCGCACCGTGAAACGGAAGTGCTGTTCAAGCTCGTGCGCGACCTGCGCGCGGACAACCGTGCGCTGATCTACATCTCGCACCGGATGGACGAGATCTATCAGCTGTGCGACGCATGCACGATTTTCCGTGATGGTCGCAAGGTCGCGTCGCACCCCACACTTGAAGGCGTCAGGCGCGACACGATCGTGAGCGAGATGGTCGGCCGCGAAATCTCGGATATCTACAACTATTCGCCGCGTCCGCTCGGCGAAGTGCGCTTTGCGGCGAAGGCGATCGAAGGTCAAGCGTTGAAGGAACCGACGAGCTTCGAAGTGCGCCGTGGCGAGATCGTCGGCTTTTTCGGGCTGGTGGGCGCCGGGCGCAGCGAACTCATGCACCTCGTCTACGGCGCCGATCACAAGAAGGGCGGCGAGCTGCTGCTCGACGGCAAGCCGATCAAGGTGCGTAGCGCAGGCGAAGCGATTCGCCACGGCATCGTGCTGTGCCCGGAAGATCGCAAGGAAGAGGGCATCGTCGCGATGGCGACCGTGTCGGAAAACATCAACATCAGCTGCCGCCGGCACTATCTGCACGCGGGGGTCTTCCTGGATCGCAAGAAGGAAGCTGAAACGGCCGACCGCTTCATCAAACTGCTGAAGATCAAGACGCCGAGCCGCCGGCAGAAGATCCGTTTTCTGTCGGGCGGCAATCAGCAGAAAGCGATTCTGTCGCGCTGGCTCGCGGAGCCGGATCTGAAAGTGGTGATTCTGGATGAGCCGACGCGTGGCATCGATGTCGGTGCCAAGCACGAGATCTACAACGTGATTTATCAGCTCGCCGAACGCGGCTGCGCGATCGTGATGATCTCTTCGGAGTTGCCGGAGGTGCTTGGCGTATCGGATCGCATCGTCGTCATGCGTCAGGGCCGGATCTCTGGCGAGCTTACGCGCAGCGAGGCCACCGAACAGACCGTCTTGAGCCTTGCGCTGCCGCAAAGCGCGACCGAACCCGCCGCTCAGGCGGCCTGA
- a CDS encoding arabinose ABC transporter substrate-binding protein: protein MKRRIFLTLAAAATGVLFSATAAQAADPVKIGFLVKQPEEPWFQDEWKFAEVAAKEKGFTLVKIGAPSGEKVMSAIDNLAAQKAQGFVICTPDVKLGPGIVAKAKADGLKMMTVDDRLVDGAGKPIESVPHMGISAYNIGKQVGDGLAAEIKKRGWDMKDVGAIDVTYEQLPTAHDRTTGATDALVAAGFPKANIVAAPQAKTDTENAFNAANIALTKNPQYKHWVAYALNDEGVLGSVRAAEGRGFKADNMIGIGIGGSESALNEFKKPNPTGFFGTVIISPKRHGEETSDLMYAWITQGKEPPMLTLTSGMLATRDNVSEVREKMGLASK, encoded by the coding sequence ATGAAACGTAGAATTTTCCTCACGTTGGCAGCAGCGGCGACGGGTGTGCTCTTCAGCGCAACGGCTGCGCAGGCCGCCGACCCGGTCAAAATCGGCTTTCTGGTGAAGCAGCCGGAAGAGCCGTGGTTCCAGGACGAATGGAAGTTTGCCGAGGTCGCTGCAAAAGAGAAGGGTTTCACGCTGGTGAAGATCGGCGCGCCGTCGGGCGAGAAGGTAATGAGCGCAATCGACAACCTCGCGGCACAGAAGGCGCAGGGCTTCGTGATCTGCACGCCGGATGTGAAGCTCGGGCCGGGCATCGTCGCGAAGGCGAAGGCTGACGGCCTGAAGATGATGACGGTCGATGACCGCCTCGTCGACGGTGCGGGCAAGCCGATCGAATCCGTGCCGCACATGGGCATTTCGGCCTACAACATCGGCAAGCAGGTCGGCGATGGCCTCGCGGCTGAAATCAAGAAGCGCGGCTGGGACATGAAGGACGTCGGCGCGATCGATGTCACCTACGAGCAACTGCCGACCGCGCATGATCGCACGACCGGCGCGACCGATGCGCTCGTCGCCGCCGGCTTCCCGAAGGCGAACATCGTCGCGGCGCCGCAGGCGAAGACCGACACGGAAAACGCCTTCAACGCCGCCAACATCGCGCTCACGAAGAACCCGCAGTACAAGCACTGGGTGGCCTACGCGCTGAACGACGAAGGCGTGCTCGGCTCGGTGCGCGCAGCAGAAGGCCGCGGCTTCAAGGCCGACAACATGATCGGCATCGGTATCGGCGGCTCGGAATCGGCCTTGAATGAGTTCAAGAAGCCGAACCCGACGGGCTTCTTCGGTACCGTGATCATCAGCCCGAAGCGCCACGGCGAGGAAACCTCGGATTTGATGTATGCCTGGATTACGCAAGGCAAGGAACCGCCGATGCTCACGCTGACGTCCGGCATGCTGGCCACGCGCGATAACGTCAGCGAAGTGCGCGAAAAGATGGGTCTCGCATCGAAGTAA
- a CDS encoding SDR family oxidoreductase — translation MNRLADKVALITGAGRGIGAAIAHAFAREGAAVVLAELDIETAQRTAREIAARHGQHGVKVLAVETDVTQSASVQHAVSEAERAFGPLSVLVNNAGINVFCDPLTMTDDDWRRCFAVDLDGVWNGCRAVLPGMVERGAGSIVNIASTHAFKIIPGCFPYPVAKHGVLGLTRALGIEYAPRNVRVNAIAPGYIETQLTRDWWDAQADPASAQQATLDLQPMKRIGRPEEVAMTAVFLASDEAPFINASCITVDGGRSALYHD, via the coding sequence ATGAACCGGCTCGCCGACAAGGTCGCGTTGATCACCGGGGCCGGTCGCGGAATCGGTGCGGCGATTGCGCACGCGTTCGCACGGGAAGGCGCGGCGGTCGTGCTGGCGGAACTGGATATCGAAACGGCGCAGCGCACCGCACGCGAGATCGCCGCACGACACGGGCAACACGGCGTGAAAGTGCTGGCGGTAGAGACCGACGTGACGCAGTCCGCGTCGGTACAGCACGCAGTAAGCGAAGCCGAGCGCGCGTTCGGTCCGCTCTCCGTGCTGGTGAACAACGCGGGCATCAACGTGTTCTGCGATCCGCTGACAATGACCGACGACGACTGGCGCCGTTGCTTCGCAGTCGATCTGGACGGCGTCTGGAACGGCTGTCGCGCGGTGTTGCCGGGCATGGTCGAGCGCGGCGCGGGCAGCATCGTGAATATCGCCTCGACGCATGCCTTCAAGATCATTCCGGGCTGCTTTCCGTACCCGGTTGCGAAACACGGCGTGCTGGGTCTCACGCGCGCGCTCGGCATCGAATACGCGCCGCGCAATGTGCGGGTGAATGCGATCGCGCCGGGCTATATCGAAACCCAGCTGACGCGCGACTGGTGGGACGCGCAAGCGGATCCGGCTTCCGCGCAACAGGCGACGCTCGATCTGCAGCCGATGAAACGCATCGGCCGTCCGGAGGAAGTGGCGATGACGGCGGTGTTCCTTGCGTCGGACGAGGCGCCGTTTATCAACGCGAGTTGCATCACGGTCGATGGCGGGCGCTCGGCGCTTTACCACGACTGA
- a CDS encoding 2-dehydro-3-deoxy-6-phosphogalactonate aldolase: MQPHINLPAPYMPHARLIAAFEACPLIAIMRGVTPADAADHGRALYEAGFRIVEVPLNSPQPFDSIAAIRQALPADAIVGAGTVLHPSFVADVKAAGGEVIVMPHSDPEVVCAAKAQGLACAPGVATPTEAFIALKNGADVLKMFPAEQLGAHVVKAWRAVIAAEVPLVPVGGVTPDNMGPFLSAGANGFGLGSALYKPGQSAAVTASHAKAFINGLRIAKAGASR, encoded by the coding sequence ATGCAACCTCACATCAATCTGCCCGCACCGTACATGCCGCACGCGAGACTGATCGCGGCGTTCGAGGCGTGCCCGCTGATTGCGATCATGCGCGGCGTCACACCGGCCGACGCCGCCGATCACGGCCGCGCGCTGTACGAAGCGGGCTTCCGGATCGTCGAAGTGCCGCTTAACTCGCCGCAGCCTTTCGACAGCATTGCCGCGATCCGTCAGGCGTTGCCCGCCGATGCGATAGTCGGCGCGGGGACGGTGTTGCACCCGAGCTTCGTCGCCGACGTCAAGGCGGCCGGCGGCGAAGTGATCGTGATGCCGCACAGCGACCCGGAAGTCGTCTGCGCCGCGAAAGCGCAGGGCCTCGCCTGCGCGCCGGGCGTCGCGACGCCAACCGAAGCCTTCATCGCGCTGAAGAACGGCGCGGACGTGCTGAAGATGTTCCCCGCTGAACAGCTCGGCGCACATGTCGTGAAGGCATGGCGCGCGGTAATCGCGGCGGAAGTGCCGCTCGTGCCGGTCGGTGGCGTCACGCCGGACAACATGGGCCCGTTCCTGTCGGCCGGCGCAAACGGCTTCGGCCTCGGATCAGCACTCTACAAGCCGGGCCAGAGCGCAGCGGTCACGGCGTCGCACGCGAAGGCGTTCATCAACGGCCTGCGCATCGCGAAGGCAGGTGCAAGTCGATGA
- a CDS encoding 2-dehydro-3-deoxygalactonokinase, producing MDVAGAANTSSGTANAPRAADVANLGHAALIALDWGTTSLRAYLFNASGEVLATRASAAGIMNLPRPAAEGGFDVAFEAVCGVWLDHRTDLPVIAAGMVGSAQGWLEAPYVDTPASADALVAGIVRVQTARGVTLHIVPGVLEHGELPNVMRGEETQIFGALSARPAAPDDAGVLIGLPGTHAKWAVARDDRIERFHTFMTGEVFAALRDHTILGRTMVAPDLPDTEAFLRGVNVARTRGRAGVLATIFSTRTLGLTGQLPADQQPDYLSGLLIGHELAGLDTLLTQQGTTLASKSLLLIGNDALCERYRLALAQFGCTQAALVQQATEHGLWRIATQAGLVDPHAMAAVPSADNAKANGAGAGNTTRTAG from the coding sequence ATGGACGTCGCAGGCGCGGCGAACACGTCGTCAGGTACGGCAAACGCCCCGCGTGCCGCCGATGTCGCGAACCTCGGGCATGCCGCGCTGATCGCGCTCGACTGGGGCACGACGTCACTGCGTGCGTATCTGTTCAATGCGTCGGGCGAGGTGCTCGCGACGCGCGCATCGGCGGCCGGCATCATGAATCTGCCGCGTCCCGCCGCCGAAGGCGGCTTCGATGTCGCGTTCGAGGCGGTTTGCGGTGTATGGCTCGACCACCGGACGGATCTGCCTGTCATCGCAGCGGGCATGGTCGGCAGTGCGCAAGGCTGGCTCGAAGCGCCGTACGTTGACACGCCAGCCAGTGCCGACGCGCTCGTCGCCGGCATCGTTCGCGTGCAGACCGCGCGCGGCGTTACCCTGCACATCGTGCCGGGCGTGCTCGAACACGGCGAACTGCCAAATGTGATGCGCGGCGAGGAAACGCAGATCTTCGGTGCGCTGAGCGCCCGGCCTGCAGCGCCGGATGACGCCGGCGTACTGATTGGCCTGCCCGGCACGCACGCCAAATGGGCGGTCGCGCGCGATGACCGCATCGAACGCTTTCACACCTTCATGACGGGCGAAGTGTTCGCCGCGCTGCGCGATCACACGATACTTGGCCGCACGATGGTCGCACCGGACCTTCCTGATACCGAAGCCTTTCTCCGGGGTGTGAACGTCGCGCGAACCCGAGGCCGCGCCGGTGTGCTCGCGACGATTTTCAGCACGCGCACGCTCGGCCTGACCGGGCAGCTTCCGGCCGACCAGCAGCCGGACTATCTGTCCGGGCTCTTGATCGGCCATGAACTGGCTGGTCTCGACACCTTACTCACACAGCAGGGAACGACGCTCGCCAGCAAGTCACTGCTGCTCATCGGCAACGACGCGCTGTGCGAACGCTACCGGCTTGCACTGGCGCAGTTCGGCTGCACTCAGGCGGCTCTCGTCCAGCAGGCGACCGAACACGGCCTGTGGCGCATCGCCACCCAGGCGGGTCTGGTCGATCCGCACGCAATGGCCGCCGTGCCCTCAGCAGACAACGCGAAAGCGAACGGGGCCGGCGCGGGCAACACCACGCGCACCGCCGGCTGA
- a CDS encoding IclR family transcriptional regulator, with protein sequence MSVIDRREETRDADALPSHPSSPHTAARSNGSAAPHSGQAAQCDSIGLPSTLLDVTPQQAGTQTLLRGLAILEAAAAGVRDLRTFGAALGTTRSTTHRLVSSLVQARYLRQVQGGYLLGPKLIELGTIALEQMPLTAVAHPHLEALAEQTLDTIHLGVRDGDDVLYIDKIPGTRGLEMRSRVGHRMPLASTGIGKAMMLDLTPDAWRSLFEASRRALAGVTFKPDNRPDSLTFMQRMTNYSTGGYTFDLEENEASIRCVAAPVRDASGAIVAALSVASTIPYMSLERMDELIPVVQREARAISEELGWRAPQPATRRIKR encoded by the coding sequence ATGTCCGTCATCGATAGGCGAGAAGAGACGCGCGACGCCGACGCGCTTCCGTCGCATCCGTCGTCGCCCCACACGGCAGCGAGATCGAACGGCTCCGCCGCGCCGCACTCCGGGCAGGCGGCTCAGTGCGACTCCATCGGTTTGCCGAGCACGCTCCTCGACGTCACGCCGCAGCAGGCGGGCACGCAAACGCTACTGCGCGGTCTCGCGATCCTTGAAGCCGCCGCCGCCGGCGTGCGCGACCTGCGTACCTTCGGCGCCGCGCTCGGCACGACCCGCAGCACGACGCATCGCCTGGTCAGCAGCCTCGTCCAGGCGCGCTACCTGCGTCAGGTGCAGGGCGGCTACCTCCTCGGACCCAAGCTGATCGAACTCGGCACCATCGCGCTGGAACAGATGCCGCTCACCGCCGTCGCGCATCCGCATCTCGAAGCGCTCGCCGAGCAGACCCTCGACACGATCCACCTCGGTGTGCGCGATGGCGATGACGTGCTCTATATCGACAAGATTCCCGGCACCCGCGGCCTCGAAATGCGCTCGCGCGTCGGTCACCGGATGCCGCTCGCGTCGACCGGCATCGGCAAGGCGATGATGCTCGACCTCACCCCGGACGCGTGGCGTTCGCTCTTCGAGGCATCGCGGCGCGCGCTCGCGGGCGTCACCTTCAAGCCGGACAACCGTCCCGATTCGCTGACTTTCATGCAGCGCATGACCAACTACTCGACGGGCGGCTATACCTTCGACCTCGAAGAGAACGAAGCGTCGATCCGCTGCGTCGCCGCGCCCGTGCGCGACGCGTCGGGTGCGATAGTCGCGGCGCTATCGGTGGCGAGCACGATTCCCTATATGTCGCTCGAACGCATGGATGAACTGATCCCGGTCGTGCAGCGCGAAGCGCGCGCGATCTCTGAAGAACTCGGCTGGCGTGCGCCGCAACCCGCCACACGCAGGATCAAACGATGA